A DNA window from Actinomadura coerulea contains the following coding sequences:
- a CDS encoding TIGR03621 family F420-dependent LLM class oxidoreductase, producing MHRNFRFGVVGESIRSGAELAATARRAEELGYDVLTLRDHFVAEPFGDQLAPMLALASAASATSALRLGTMVLSNDFRHPVMLAKEAATLDHLSGGRFELGLGAGWLREEYEAAGMPFDRPGARVGRLAESLQILRGLLGGEKTSFTGEHYAIDGLTVFPRPERRPPLVVGAGSRRMLGIAGRYADTVGILPRALPEGTISDEVSERLPDTIARKVDWVREAAGNRDVELSMMVTPTFGPDPLRAAAKVAVTRGWGTSSTELVLGMPSQFVGPPEHVADQMLARRDRFGFTYYQVPDAAMEAFAPVIPLLAS from the coding sequence ATGCACAGGAACTTTCGCTTCGGCGTGGTGGGCGAGTCGATCCGCTCGGGCGCGGAACTCGCCGCCACGGCCCGCCGCGCCGAAGAGCTGGGATACGACGTCCTGACCTTGCGGGACCACTTCGTCGCCGAGCCGTTCGGCGACCAGCTCGCCCCCATGCTGGCGCTGGCGTCCGCCGCGTCCGCGACGAGCGCGCTGCGGCTGGGCACGATGGTGCTGTCCAACGACTTCCGGCACCCGGTCATGCTCGCCAAGGAGGCCGCGACCCTCGACCACCTGTCGGGCGGGCGGTTCGAGCTGGGCCTCGGCGCGGGCTGGCTGCGCGAGGAGTACGAGGCCGCCGGGATGCCGTTCGACCGGCCCGGCGCGCGGGTCGGGCGGCTGGCGGAGTCGCTGCAGATCCTGCGCGGCCTGCTGGGCGGCGAGAAGACCTCGTTCACCGGCGAGCACTACGCGATCGACGGCCTGACGGTCTTCCCCCGCCCGGAGCGGCGCCCGCCGCTCGTCGTCGGCGCGGGAAGCCGGCGCATGCTCGGCATCGCCGGGCGGTACGCCGACACCGTCGGGATCCTCCCCCGCGCCCTGCCCGAGGGCACGATCTCGGACGAAGTGTCCGAGCGCCTCCCCGACACCATCGCCCGCAAGGTCGACTGGGTCCGCGAGGCCGCCGGGAACCGGGACGTGGAGCTGAGCATGATGGTGACGCCCACGTTCGGTCCCGACCCCCTCCGCGCCGCCGCGAAGGTCGCGGTGACGCGCGGCTGGGGCACCTCGTCGACCGAGCTCGTCCTCGGCATGCCGTCCCAGTTCGTGGGGCCTCCCGAGCACGTCGCCGACCAGATGCTGGCCCGCCGCGACCGCTTCGGCTTCACCTACTACCAGGTCCCGGACGCGGCGATGGAGGCGTTCGCCCCCGTCATCCCCCTCCTGGCCTCCTAG
- a CDS encoding GNAT family N-acetyltransferase codes for MEIRKGGPGDAPMMLAMLDGAVAWLAANGRTGQWGSEPWSRDPRRVERVSGIARDDEIWVARVGGRPAGVMAVATGPPHYVEPAGEPELYITLLVTDRAFSGHGVGGALIAKARDEAGATGVGLLRVDCYAGDDGRLVEYYRSNGFETDAAFTVGDWPGRVLSQRVGG; via the coding sequence ATGGAGATCCGCAAGGGCGGGCCCGGCGACGCGCCGATGATGCTGGCGATGCTGGACGGGGCGGTCGCGTGGCTCGCCGCCAACGGCCGCACGGGGCAGTGGGGCAGCGAGCCGTGGTCGAGGGATCCGCGCCGCGTCGAGCGCGTCTCGGGCATCGCCCGCGACGACGAGATCTGGGTGGCGCGGGTCGGCGGGCGGCCCGCGGGCGTCATGGCGGTCGCGACCGGGCCCCCGCACTACGTCGAGCCGGCCGGCGAGCCGGAGCTGTACATCACCCTCCTGGTCACCGACCGCGCGTTCAGCGGGCACGGGGTGGGCGGCGCGCTGATCGCCAAGGCGAGGGACGAGGCCGGGGCGACGGGCGTGGGCCTGCTGCGCGTCGACTGCTACGCCGGCGACGACGGGCGGCTGGTGGAGTACTACCGGAGCAACGGTTTCGAGACGGACGCCGCCTTCACCGTGGGCGACTGGCCGGGACGGGTCCTGTCCCAGCGTGTCGGCGGGTAG
- a CDS encoding phosphotransferase family protein, producing the protein MQPEQIDRALVDFDVLAGWMEGRGLPGGPFEDVERLAGGTQNTLVRFRRGGRDYVLRRGPGHLRARTNEVLRREARVLGALDGTDVPAPRLIAACPDETVMGGAVFYLMTPVDGFNASVTLPELHARDASVRREMGLNAARALSALGAVDHEAAGLGDFGKPEGFLERQVGRWMSELDSYSTLDGYPGPDIPGLGDVARWLEERRPKAWRPGIMHGDYHLANLMYSFDGPQVAAIVDWEMCTIGDPLLDLGWLLATWPDRADQSAALAGPLGAAGGLPTAEELVEVYAERADAVDGRDLASITWYAVLACFKLGIVLEGTHARAFAGKAPRETGDLLHSITLGLFTRAHGFIGS; encoded by the coding sequence GTGCAGCCTGAGCAGATCGACCGCGCCCTCGTGGACTTCGACGTCCTGGCCGGGTGGATGGAAGGCCGCGGCCTGCCGGGCGGCCCGTTCGAGGACGTCGAGCGGCTGGCGGGCGGCACCCAGAACACGCTGGTCCGGTTCCGGCGCGGCGGCCGCGACTACGTGCTCAGGCGCGGCCCGGGCCACCTGCGCGCGAGGACGAACGAGGTCCTGCGGCGCGAGGCCCGCGTGCTGGGGGCGCTCGACGGGACCGACGTCCCCGCGCCGCGCCTCATCGCGGCCTGCCCCGACGAGACCGTCATGGGCGGCGCCGTCTTCTACCTGATGACCCCGGTGGACGGCTTCAACGCGTCGGTCACGCTGCCCGAGCTGCACGCGCGTGACGCGTCCGTCCGGCGCGAGATGGGCCTGAACGCGGCGAGGGCGCTCTCCGCGCTGGGTGCCGTGGACCACGAGGCGGCCGGTCTCGGCGACTTCGGCAAGCCCGAGGGCTTCCTGGAGCGCCAGGTGGGCCGCTGGATGTCCGAGCTCGACTCCTACAGCACGCTGGACGGCTATCCCGGACCGGACATCCCCGGCCTCGGTGACGTCGCGCGGTGGCTGGAGGAGCGCCGTCCCAAGGCGTGGCGCCCGGGGATCATGCACGGCGACTACCACCTGGCCAACCTGATGTACTCCTTCGACGGCCCGCAGGTCGCCGCGATCGTCGACTGGGAGATGTGCACGATCGGCGACCCGCTGCTCGACCTCGGCTGGCTGCTGGCCACCTGGCCCGACCGCGCCGACCAGAGCGCCGCCCTGGCCGGACCGCTCGGCGCCGCGGGCGGCCTTCCCACCGCCGAGGAGCTGGTCGAGGTCTACGCCGAGCGCGCGGACGCCGTCGACGGGCGCGACCTGGCGTCCATCACCTGGTACGCGGTCCTGGCGTGCTTCAAGCTCGGCATCGTCCTGGAGGGCACGCACGCCCGCGCGTTCGCGGGCAAGGCCCCCAGGGAGACCGGCGACCTCCTCCACTCGATCACCCTCGGCCTCTTCACCCGCGCGCACGGCTTCATCGGCTCCTGA
- a CDS encoding acyl-CoA dehydrogenase family protein, producing the protein MAWDFETDPAYQELLDWADAFVRDEVEPLDLVLGDPYDKADPRHKRLVRPLQDQVREKGLWACHLGPELGGQGYGQVRLALLNEILGRSRWAPSVFGCQAPDSGNAEIIAHFGTPEQKERYLRPLLDGEISSSYSMTEPHGGADPTLFTTRAVRDGDGWVLNGEKWFSSNARHATFLIVMAVTNPDVSAYEGMSMFIVPADAPGLVTVRNVGVGGEREGSHGYLRYEDVRVPAENLLGDEGGAFAIAQTRLGGGRIHHAMRTIAQVRKAFDMMCERAVSRRTRFGPLAKMQMTQEKIADSWIEIEQFRLLVLRTAWLIDKHRDYRVVRKDIAAVKAAMPKVYHDVVQRAMHLHGALGVSNEMPFAAMMMGAEAMGIADGPTEVHKITVARQLLRDVEPVEGLWPSGHLPTRREAARERFAEALEHAIGNE; encoded by the coding sequence ATGGCTTGGGACTTCGAGACCGACCCCGCCTACCAGGAACTTCTCGACTGGGCGGACGCCTTCGTCCGGGACGAGGTCGAACCCTTGGACCTGGTGCTCGGCGACCCCTACGACAAGGCCGACCCCCGCCACAAGCGGCTCGTGCGCCCCCTCCAGGACCAGGTGCGCGAGAAGGGCCTGTGGGCGTGCCACCTGGGGCCGGAACTGGGCGGCCAGGGGTACGGGCAGGTGAGGCTCGCGCTGCTGAACGAGATCCTGGGCCGCTCCCGCTGGGCGCCGTCGGTGTTCGGCTGCCAGGCGCCCGACTCCGGCAACGCCGAGATCATCGCCCATTTCGGCACCCCCGAGCAGAAGGAGCGCTACCTGCGCCCCCTCCTGGACGGCGAGATCTCCTCCTCGTACTCGATGACCGAGCCGCACGGGGGAGCCGACCCGACCCTGTTCACCACGCGCGCCGTCCGCGACGGCGACGGCTGGGTCCTCAACGGCGAGAAGTGGTTCTCCTCCAACGCCCGCCACGCGACCTTCCTGATCGTGATGGCCGTGACGAACCCCGACGTCTCCGCCTACGAGGGCATGTCGATGTTCATCGTGCCGGCCGACGCGCCCGGCCTGGTCACGGTCCGGAACGTGGGCGTCGGCGGCGAGCGCGAGGGCTCCCACGGCTACCTGCGCTACGAGGACGTCCGGGTGCCGGCGGAGAACCTCCTCGGCGACGAGGGCGGCGCGTTCGCCATCGCCCAGACGCGCCTCGGCGGGGGCCGGATCCACCACGCCATGCGGACGATCGCGCAGGTCCGCAAGGCGTTCGACATGATGTGCGAGCGCGCGGTCTCCCGGCGGACGCGCTTCGGGCCGCTGGCGAAGATGCAGATGACCCAGGAGAAGATCGCCGACAGCTGGATCGAGATCGAGCAGTTCCGGCTGCTCGTGCTGCGCACCGCCTGGCTGATCGACAAGCACCGGGACTACCGGGTCGTCCGCAAGGACATCGCCGCGGTGAAGGCCGCGATGCCGAAGGTGTACCACGACGTCGTGCAGCGCGCGATGCACCTGCACGGCGCGCTCGGCGTGTCGAACGAGATGCCGTTCGCCGCCATGATGATGGGGGCCGAGGCGATGGGCATCGCCGACGGCCCCACCGAGGTCCACAAGATCACCGTGGCCCGGCAGCTGCTGCGCGACGTCGAGCCCGTCGAGGGCCTGTGGCCGTCCGGCCACCTGCCCACCCGCCGGGAGGCGGCCCGCGAGCGGTTCGCCGAGGCCCTGGAGCATGCGATCGGCAATGAGTGA
- a CDS encoding TetR/AcrR family transcriptional regulator, with the protein MSDTRERLLDAAETLYAARGVDAVSLREILQEAGARNATAVQYHFGDRAGILRAIFARHAPEVEARRHALLDAYEDGERGVRPLAAALVRPMAARLSDASGRAYLQIWADVLNRPDPLVPVAVLDDPRDSLCRWRTLVEPLLEEDAARLHRRFTAILYAAIELARRARSGPRTDDRLFTSYLVDVVAAILGAPVSPETRRLAAERDAARR; encoded by the coding sequence ATGAGTGACACACGGGAACGACTGCTGGACGCCGCCGAGACCCTCTACGCCGCCCGCGGCGTGGACGCCGTCAGCCTCCGGGAGATCCTCCAGGAGGCCGGCGCCCGCAACGCCACGGCCGTCCAGTACCACTTCGGGGACCGCGCCGGAATCCTGCGCGCGATCTTCGCCCGGCACGCGCCCGAGGTCGAGGCCCGCCGGCACGCCCTGCTCGACGCCTACGAGGACGGCGAGCGGGGCGTCCGCCCCCTGGCCGCCGCCCTGGTGAGGCCCATGGCCGCACGCCTCTCCGACGCGTCGGGCCGCGCCTACCTGCAGATCTGGGCGGACGTGCTGAACCGTCCCGACCCCCTCGTCCCCGTGGCGGTCCTGGACGACCCCCGCGACAGCCTGTGCCGCTGGCGCACCCTGGTGGAACCCCTGCTGGAGGAGGACGCGGCCCGGCTGCACCGCCGCTTCACCGCCATCCTGTACGCCGCGATCGAGCTGGCACGCCGCGCCCGCTCCGGCCCCCGCACCGACGACCGCCTGTTCACCAGCTACCTGGTCGACGTCGTCGCGGCGATCCTCGGCGCCCCCGTCTCCCCGGAGACCCGCCGCCTCGCCGCCGAACGCGACGCCGCCCGGCGCTGA
- a CDS encoding VOC family protein, whose translation MTSEIRRTFYPLIRAVDPARTLEWLEKAFGFEPVDVHRDDKGAIVHAEMRYDTGLIMFGPASTARAAVYVAVDDPDAHHARAKAAGADIFREPTDQDYGSRDYAARDPDGNEWYFGTYRP comes from the coding sequence ATGACCAGCGAGATCCGCCGCACCTTCTACCCGTTGATCCGGGCGGTCGACCCGGCCAGGACGCTCGAATGGCTGGAGAAGGCGTTCGGCTTCGAACCCGTCGACGTGCACAGGGACGACAAGGGCGCCATCGTGCACGCCGAGATGCGCTACGACACGGGCCTCATCATGTTCGGGCCCGCCTCGACCGCCAGGGCCGCCGTCTATGTCGCCGTCGACGACCCCGACGCCCACCACGCCCGCGCGAAGGCCGCCGGGGCCGATATCTTCCGCGAGCCGACAGACCAGGACTACGGCTCTCGCGACTACGCGGCCCGCGACCCCGACGGCAACGAGTGGTACTTCGGCACCTACCGCCCCTGA
- a CDS encoding ARPP-2 domain-containing protein codes for MTTTLEGLETRPAQAWGSIRLVPLVRDEPVPRLRLHRRAFEEPVTVVDVGDAAYVSFIPHAFVATWSDDDQAQAASYGARLLERDTRAAPPRMPVRFTRRMARKVGKDRLRFLPLHLAVEGYLALHFGGPEIAWEEWSRRAVAHGLSPRCEESYLGRQVRGLEDALRIFEIHPGQCGVLVYVADTLASAFVVPHSDDYRALHPTLVEDLFGELIYMYGLLGAPARDLSAPIDPAGVRTLGDLRAAAETREAEWAAFHDEVMAGRLFDEAGSRQAVQSLHGFELTRFLPSFALGRENHIGEIITGGDGEVAYLKTFRLSEAQVRRGYLLRRLAEHDWRLDATAAALGADPAGLALRLERAGFGYLLRQDVLDHFRAQRRATSGPRRGRPPGSAPRSG; via the coding sequence ATGACGACCACCCTGGAGGGGCTGGAGACCAGGCCCGCGCAGGCGTGGGGCTCGATCCGGCTCGTCCCCCTCGTCCGGGACGAGCCCGTGCCCCGCCTGCGGCTGCACCGCAGGGCGTTCGAGGAGCCGGTGACGGTCGTGGACGTGGGCGACGCCGCCTACGTCTCGTTCATCCCCCACGCCTTCGTCGCGACGTGGAGCGACGACGACCAGGCGCAGGCGGCCTCGTACGGGGCCCGCCTTCTCGAGCGCGACACCCGGGCGGCCCCGCCGCGCATGCCCGTGCGGTTCACGCGTCGGATGGCCAGGAAGGTCGGCAAGGACCGGCTCCGGTTCCTCCCTCTGCACCTGGCCGTCGAGGGCTACCTGGCGCTGCACTTCGGCGGCCCGGAGATCGCCTGGGAGGAGTGGTCGCGCAGGGCGGTCGCGCACGGGCTGTCGCCGCGCTGCGAGGAGTCCTACCTCGGCCGGCAGGTGCGCGGCCTGGAGGACGCGCTGCGCATCTTCGAGATCCATCCCGGCCAGTGCGGCGTGCTGGTGTACGTCGCCGACACTCTGGCCAGCGCGTTCGTCGTGCCGCATTCCGACGACTACCGGGCGCTGCACCCGACGCTGGTCGAGGATCTCTTCGGCGAGCTGATCTACATGTACGGCCTGCTGGGAGCGCCCGCGCGCGACCTGTCCGCGCCGATCGACCCCGCCGGCGTCAGGACGCTCGGCGACCTGCGCGCCGCGGCGGAGACGCGCGAGGCGGAGTGGGCCGCCTTCCACGACGAGGTCATGGCGGGGCGGCTCTTCGACGAGGCCGGGTCGCGCCAGGCGGTCCAGTCGCTGCACGGGTTCGAGCTGACGCGGTTCCTGCCCTCGTTCGCGCTGGGCAGGGAGAACCACATCGGGGAGATCATCACCGGCGGGGACGGCGAGGTCGCCTACCTCAAGACGTTCCGGCTCTCGGAGGCGCAGGTCAGGCGCGGGTACCTGCTCAGGCGGCTGGCCGAGCACGACTGGCGGCTGGACGCCACCGCCGCCGCTCTCGGCGCCGACCCCGCGGGCCTGGCGCTGCGCCTCGAACGGGCCGGCTTCGGCTACCTGCTGCGCCAGGACGTCCTCGACCACTTCCGGGCGCAGCGCCGCGCTACCTCAGGCCCGCGAAGAGGTCGTCCTCCCGGCTCGGCGCCTCGATCCGGCTGA
- a CDS encoding PIG-L family deacetylase, with product MTRELTLMAVHAHPDDEVLGTGGLLARSAGEGVHTVLVTCTNGEQGDGAGGVKPGEPGHDAEEVARRRLGELRESASLLGIGHLELLGYRDSGMDGWSTNDDPAAFANVPLEESAGRLAALMERYRPQVVVTYDENGGYGHPDHIQAHRIALAAAEQTGIPDKLYYTAIPRSGIRQMFEAARAAGMDLGFDPPEDFGTPDELITSTLEVSAHFEAKRDALLAHASQGENIFLLKLPEEMQKAAFSSEAFVRRFSRIEAPSREDDLFAGLR from the coding sequence ATGACACGAGAACTGACGCTGATGGCCGTCCACGCCCACCCCGACGACGAGGTGCTGGGGACCGGCGGCCTGCTCGCCCGCAGCGCGGGCGAGGGCGTTCACACGGTCCTGGTCACCTGCACGAACGGTGAGCAGGGCGATGGCGCCGGCGGAGTGAAGCCCGGTGAGCCCGGGCACGACGCCGAAGAGGTGGCGCGGCGCCGCCTCGGCGAACTGCGCGAGTCTGCCTCCCTGCTCGGCATCGGCCATCTGGAGCTGCTGGGCTACCGCGACTCCGGCATGGACGGCTGGTCGACCAACGACGACCCGGCGGCGTTCGCGAACGTCCCGCTGGAGGAGTCCGCCGGGCGCCTCGCCGCGCTGATGGAGCGCTACCGGCCGCAGGTGGTCGTCACCTACGACGAGAACGGCGGCTACGGGCACCCCGACCACATCCAGGCCCACCGGATCGCGCTCGCCGCCGCCGAGCAGACCGGCATTCCCGACAAGCTCTACTACACGGCCATTCCGCGGTCGGGCATCAGGCAGATGTTCGAGGCCGCCCGGGCCGCCGGCATGGACCTCGGCTTCGACCCGCCCGAGGACTTCGGCACCCCCGACGAGCTGATCACCAGCACGCTGGAGGTCTCCGCCCATTTCGAGGCCAAGCGCGACGCGCTGCTGGCGCACGCCAGCCAGGGCGAGAACATCTTCCTGCTGAAGCTGCCGGAGGAGATGCAGAAGGCGGCGTTCTCGTCGGAGGCGTTCGTCCGCCGCTTCAGCCGGATCGAGGCGCCGAGCCGGGAGGACGACCTCTTCGCGGGCCTGAGGTAG
- a CDS encoding class II glutamine amidotransferase: protein MCRLFGMTTGGPRVRATFWLLDAPDSLRSQSRRMPDGTGLGWFSLGGEPVRDRAPVAAFQDADFNSEARHVVSHTFISHVRYASTGAPDVHNSHPFVMDDRLFAHNGVVRGVDVLDSWLTDVDRAPIQGQTDSEFVFAYITAEIRRQGDTASGLIAAVRRIAAELPIFALNILLAESGRLWALRYPDTHELWVIAPHLTEPGAERHLGAGREQGQVKVARHRESTPACVLASERLDDDPGWRLLDPGELLVLDGMEASSVFPFDAPAHPLTAADLSGAESTSQA from the coding sequence ATGTGCCGCCTGTTCGGGATGACCACGGGAGGACCCCGAGTCCGCGCCACCTTCTGGCTGCTGGACGCTCCGGACAGCCTTCGCTCGCAGAGCCGCCGGATGCCCGACGGGACGGGCCTCGGCTGGTTCTCGCTCGGCGGGGAGCCCGTCCGCGACCGCGCCCCCGTCGCCGCGTTCCAGGACGCCGACTTCAACTCCGAGGCGCGGCACGTCGTGTCGCACACCTTCATCTCGCATGTCCGGTACGCCTCGACCGGCGCTCCCGACGTCCACAACTCCCACCCCTTCGTCATGGACGACCGGCTGTTCGCCCACAACGGGGTGGTCCGGGGCGTCGACGTCCTCGACTCCTGGCTCACGGACGTGGACCGGGCGCCGATCCAGGGGCAGACCGACTCGGAGTTCGTGTTCGCCTACATCACGGCGGAGATCCGGCGGCAGGGCGACACGGCGTCCGGGCTGATCGCGGCCGTCCGGCGCATCGCGGCCGAGTTGCCGATCTTCGCGTTGAACATCCTGCTGGCCGAGTCGGGGCGCCTCTGGGCGCTGCGCTACCCGGACACCCACGAGCTGTGGGTGATCGCGCCGCACCTGACCGAGCCGGGCGCGGAACGCCACCTCGGCGCGGGACGCGAGCAGGGCCAGGTGAAGGTGGCCCGGCACCGCGAGTCGACGCCCGCGTGCGTCCTCGCCAGCGAGCGCCTGGACGACGACCCCGGCTGGCGGCTCCTCGACCCCGGCGAGCTGCTCGTGCTGGACGGCATGGAGGCGTCCTCGGTGTTCCCCTTCGACGCGCCCGCGCACCCGCTGACGGCCGCCGACCTGTCGGGAGCCGAGTCCACCTCGCAGGCATGA
- a CDS encoding HAD domain-containing protein, with amino-acid sequence MGSPVVLLDVDGVLNPFERPHRGFQRHECSPNGMTYKLWLYPGHGAALLDLAESTGAELAWASYWCDSANEWIAPRIGLPDLPFVPIPRFPGITEGRTLGAWKARHVAAWAEGRPFVWFEDEPDATECIAGEPDVADHLLVEVDPLTGLTGDHVEVAAAWLRARSG; translated from the coding sequence ATGGGGTCGCCGGTGGTTCTGCTGGACGTTGACGGAGTGCTCAACCCGTTCGAGCGGCCGCACCGCGGCTTCCAGCGGCACGAGTGCTCCCCGAACGGCATGACCTACAAGCTGTGGCTCTATCCCGGGCACGGCGCGGCGCTTCTCGATCTGGCCGAGTCCACGGGCGCCGAGCTGGCGTGGGCGAGCTACTGGTGCGACAGCGCCAACGAGTGGATCGCGCCCCGCATCGGGCTTCCGGACCTGCCGTTCGTGCCGATCCCGCGGTTCCCCGGCATCACGGAGGGCCGCACGCTCGGCGCCTGGAAGGCCCGGCACGTGGCCGCGTGGGCGGAGGGCCGGCCGTTCGTCTGGTTCGAGGACGAGCCGGACGCCACCGAGTGCATCGCGGGGGAGCCGGACGTCGCCGACCACCTGCTCGTGGAGGTCGACCCGCTGACCGGCCTGACCGGTGACCACGTCGAGGTCGCCGCGGCCTGGCTGCGCGCCCGCTCCGGGTGA
- a CDS encoding methyltransferase yields the protein MPRSPLMDLAFGFMPAQMIHVATEIGVADAFTDGGPSTSTELAEATGAHAPSLRRLLRGLAGLGVVEQKEPDLFALTEEGRRLRADAPDSIRSLIRLFCGPQVWRTWGDMAETVRTGEYAWERVTGSTPFEYFASDAELSATFNRAMAEHTRDVAPAFVEAHDFARYGTVADLGGGDGTLLAAILRAHPGLRGVLFDLPTGLADASGPLADVADRAEIVPGDFFEAVPAGPDAYVLKSVVHDWDDEKATAILRNCRAAMGPDDRVLLLEQVMPEMVAPESAGIVRNDLNMLVATGGRERTEAEFRELLDGAGLGAVSLTGPLRETAYHVIEAEIAD from the coding sequence ATGCCCAGATCACCGCTGATGGACCTGGCCTTCGGGTTCATGCCGGCCCAGATGATCCACGTTGCCACCGAGATCGGGGTGGCGGACGCCTTCACCGACGGCGGGCCGAGCACTAGCACCGAGCTGGCGGAGGCGACCGGCGCCCACGCGCCGTCCCTGCGCCGGCTGCTGCGCGGCCTCGCCGGCCTCGGCGTGGTGGAGCAGAAGGAGCCGGACCTGTTCGCGCTGACGGAGGAGGGGAGGCGGCTGCGCGCGGACGCCCCCGACTCGATCCGCTCGCTGATCAGGCTGTTCTGCGGCCCGCAGGTGTGGCGGACGTGGGGTGACATGGCCGAGACGGTCCGCACGGGCGAGTACGCGTGGGAGCGGGTCACGGGCAGTACGCCGTTCGAGTACTTCGCCTCGGACGCCGAGCTGTCGGCGACGTTCAACCGGGCGATGGCCGAGCACACCCGCGACGTCGCGCCGGCGTTCGTCGAGGCGCACGACTTCGCCCGCTACGGGACGGTCGCCGACCTCGGCGGCGGGGACGGCACGCTGCTCGCCGCGATCCTGCGGGCCCACCCCGGCCTGCGCGGTGTCCTGTTCGACCTGCCGACGGGACTGGCCGACGCGTCCGGGCCCCTGGCCGACGTCGCCGACCGGGCCGAGATCGTGCCGGGCGACTTCTTCGAGGCCGTCCCCGCGGGCCCCGACGCCTACGTACTCAAGAGCGTCGTCCACGACTGGGACGACGAGAAGGCCACCGCGATCCTCCGGAACTGCCGCGCCGCGATGGGCCCGGACGACCGAGTTCTGCTTCTGGAGCAGGTCATGCCGGAGATGGTCGCGCCGGAGTCGGCGGGCATCGTCCGCAACGACCTCAACATGCTCGTGGCGACCGGCGGGCGGGAACGCACCGAGGCCGAGTTCCGGGAGCTGCTGGACGGCGCGGGGCTCGGGGCCGTCTCGCTGACCGGGCCACTGCGGGAGACCGCCTACCACGTCATCGAGGCGGAGATCGCGGACTAG
- a CDS encoding SDR family NAD(P)-dependent oxidoreductase has protein sequence MSSLHGRTALVTGGSRGIGRAIALALAADGARVAVAYRRDDEAARKTVADIEAAGSRGSAFRASVDDLDQCRSLAAQVEAELGGLDILVHSAGIASRGNSVADTDPAELERVMRVHAFGPHHLSQALIPLMRRAERSDMVFVSSVATDMMPPFGGPYAMGKAAMEALAQVVAKEERGNGMHVNVVAPGLVDTEMGRRLVRATAGVEDIRQQDAVSPYGHVCTPEEVADVVRFLVSDAASYVTGQRVVVDGGTF, from the coding sequence GTGAGTTCTCTCCACGGCCGTACGGCCCTGGTCACCGGAGGAAGCCGGGGGATCGGCCGGGCCATCGCCCTGGCGCTGGCGGCGGACGGCGCCCGGGTCGCCGTCGCCTACCGGCGCGACGACGAGGCGGCGCGCAAGACGGTCGCCGACATCGAGGCCGCCGGGTCGCGGGGCAGCGCTTTCCGCGCCTCGGTCGACGACCTCGACCAGTGCCGTTCCCTCGCAGCGCAGGTGGAGGCGGAGCTGGGCGGGCTGGACATCCTCGTGCACAGCGCCGGGATCGCCAGCCGCGGCAACAGCGTCGCCGACACCGATCCCGCCGAGCTGGAGCGGGTGATGCGCGTGCACGCGTTCGGCCCGCACCACCTCAGCCAGGCGCTGATCCCGCTGATGCGGCGCGCCGAGCGCAGCGACATGGTGTTCGTGTCGAGCGTCGCCACGGACATGATGCCGCCCTTCGGCGGGCCCTACGCGATGGGCAAGGCGGCCATGGAGGCGCTCGCCCAGGTGGTCGCCAAGGAGGAGCGCGGCAACGGCATGCACGTCAACGTCGTCGCGCCCGGCCTGGTGGACACCGAGATGGGGCGCCGGCTGGTCCGCGCGACGGCCGGCGTCGAGGACATCCGGCAGCAGGACGCCGTGTCCCCCTACGGGCACGTGTGCACGCCCGAAGAGGTCGCCGACGTGGTGCGGTTCCTCGTTTCGGACGCGGCGTCCTATGTGACCGGGCAGCGCGTCGTCGTGGACGGCGGGACGTTCTGA
- a CDS encoding NUDIX hydrolase has product MSAPSAGPFDDLAAFRALAAGRLGSFEHTSVPDTPGLRRAGVVLCAVEHEGVPSVILIKRADRGRNAGQWGLPGGRLEDGETSEQAALRELHEEIGLAAGPADVLGRLDDFPAASGFAITPVVVALDAPGPLAPSPDEVHSVHHTSLRRLAADDTPVWVPQPGGGRMLQMRLGPQWRVHAPTGAMLWQFREVVLFGRSARVADFTQPDWTRH; this is encoded by the coding sequence CGTTCCGGGCGCTCGCCGCCGGACGGCTCGGCTCGTTCGAGCACACGAGCGTTCCGGACACGCCCGGCCTGCGCCGCGCCGGGGTGGTGCTGTGCGCGGTCGAGCACGAGGGCGTCCCGTCGGTCATCCTCATCAAGCGCGCCGACCGGGGCCGCAACGCGGGCCAGTGGGGGCTGCCGGGCGGCCGCCTGGAGGACGGCGAGACCTCCGAGCAGGCGGCGCTGCGCGAGCTGCACGAGGAGATCGGCCTGGCCGCCGGTCCCGCCGACGTCCTCGGCAGGCTCGACGACTTCCCCGCCGCCTCGGGCTTCGCGATCACGCCGGTCGTGGTGGCGCTGGACGCCCCGGGCCCCCTCGCGCCGAGCCCGGACGAGGTCCACTCCGTCCATCACACGAGCCTGCGCAGACTCGCCGCCGACGACACCCCCGTCTGGGTCCCCCAGCCGGGCGGCGGGCGCATGCTGCAGATGCGACTGGGCCCCCAGTGGCGCGTCCACGCCCCGACCGGCGCGATGCTGTGGCAGTTCCGCGAGGTGGTGCTGTTCGGCCGGTCCGCCAGGGTCGCCGACTTCACCCAGCCCGACTGGACGCGCCACTGA